Proteins encoded by one window of Dialister pneumosintes:
- a CDS encoding ferritin produces MKLTASMEKALNEQVVKEFHSAYLYLSMAKDMKREGFPGYAAWLTKQYNEEREHALKLSDYIEDRDGTTEFGAIDAITTHFECPVVVAEAALKHEEYISDSIRTLFKKARAEGDLETEVFLQWYITEQVEEEANAHDVLSGFTASHEDTAALHHFDHFLGKRKD; encoded by the coding sequence ATGAAATTAACTGCTTCTATGGAAAAAGCACTCAATGAACAGGTAGTAAAAGAGTTCCATTCTGCTTATTTATATCTGTCTATGGCAAAAGATATGAAAAGAGAAGGATTCCCGGGATATGCCGCTTGGCTCACAAAACAATACAACGAAGAAAGAGAACATGCATTAAAACTTTCTGACTATATTGAAGATCGTGACGGAACTACTGAATTCGGTGCTATTGATGCTATCACTACCCATTTTGAATGTCCGGTAGTCGTAGCGGAAGCTGCATTAAAACACGAAGAATATATTTCTGATTCCATCCGTACATTGTTTAAAAAAGCAAGAGCTGAGGGAGATTTAGAAACTGAAGTATTCCTCCAGTGGTATATCACTGAACAGGTAGAAGAAGAAGCTAATGCACATGATGTCCTCTCCGGATTTACAGCTTCTCATGAAGATACCGCAGCACTTCACCACTTTGATCATTTCCTCGGAAAGAGAAAAGACTAA
- a CDS encoding YitT family protein: MKNQTGSKPLYIRHCLITLLITLIGNFLYAVGLNLFFVPHQFLAGGLAGIAMISFYLTGIPIGITNLVLNIPLLGLSLRYMGKFYTILTIISTIALSVFIDLTSGLAAPILIKNPLVSAIAGGVIIGIGNGILYRFDSNSGGLDVIGAILKKYYNLDIGYVVFALNFLIVGVSAIIFSLEPAVCTLIGMYLTATMSNRVVIGFAQRKAAFIVSDKPLEITDAILREIGHGATLLEGQGGFSGDKKHIIFAIVDLLQISKLHLIIHEIDPAAFLFIMNTTDVIGRGFTKPLHTGSHPIKSSRYTIAKDGTLIPTKIWEYEMNCEANPSMEEMQSPPKIDNK; the protein is encoded by the coding sequence ATGAAAAACCAAACAGGATCTAAACCATTATATATCCGCCATTGTTTAATTACATTGCTAATAACTCTTATCGGTAATTTCCTATATGCGGTAGGGTTAAATTTATTTTTCGTTCCCCATCAATTTTTGGCCGGCGGTCTGGCCGGAATTGCAATGATTAGCTTTTATTTAACGGGAATTCCCATCGGTATAACCAACTTAGTATTAAATATCCCTTTATTGGGGCTTTCCCTTCGCTATATGGGTAAATTTTATACCATTCTTACTATTATCAGTACTATTGCACTCTCTGTATTTATTGATTTAACAAGCGGGCTTGCCGCTCCGATTTTAATTAAAAACCCACTCGTTTCTGCTATTGCCGGTGGCGTTATTATCGGTATAGGTAATGGCATCCTTTACCGTTTCGACAGCAATAGCGGTGGTTTGGATGTGATTGGCGCTATCCTCAAAAAATATTATAATTTAGACATCGGATATGTTGTGTTTGCACTAAATTTCCTCATCGTGGGAGTAAGTGCTATCATATTCTCATTAGAGCCTGCGGTATGTACACTCATCGGTATGTACTTAACAGCTACCATGTCCAACCGTGTAGTTATCGGATTTGCACAACGTAAAGCTGCTTTCATTGTGTCAGATAAACCTCTAGAAATTACAGATGCTATTTTACGAGAAATAGGTCATGGTGCTACACTCCTTGAAGGACAAGGTGGATTCAGTGGCGATAAAAAACATATTATATTTGCAATTGTTGATTTATTACAAATTTCCAAACTGCATCTCATTATTCATGAAATTGATCCGGCGGCATTCCTATTTATTATGAACACAACGGATGTTATTGGACGAGGATTTACCAAGCCATTACATACAGGCTCTCATCCTATAAAATCCTCACGCTACACGATTGCCAAAGATGGAACTTTAATCCCTACAAAGATTTGGGAGTATGAAATGAATTGTGAAGCCAATCCTTCTATGGAAGAGATGCAGTCTCCGCCGAAAATTGATAATAAGTAA
- the trxA gene encoding thioredoxin: MEIILTKDNFETEVLKSEKPVLVDFWATWCPPCRLLGPVIAEIAEEQITSLKVGKVDVDEQKELASQFNIMSIPTMILFKDGKVVKEILGYKPKEEILKLINL, translated from the coding sequence ATGGAAATTATACTTACTAAAGATAACTTTGAAACAGAAGTTCTTAAATCTGAAAAACCGGTTCTCGTTGATTTTTGGGCAACTTGGTGCCCGCCCTGTCGATTATTGGGACCTGTTATTGCTGAAATTGCAGAAGAACAAATAACATCTTTAAAAGTAGGAAAAGTGGATGTAGATGAGCAAAAAGAACTTGCTTCACAATTTAATATTATGAGCATTCCTACCATGATTTTATTTAAAGACGGAAAAGTAGTAAAAGAAATTTTAGGTTACAAACCAAAAGAAGAAATTTTAAAACTTATTAACCTATAA
- a CDS encoding phosphoethanolamine transferase translates to MRKIIIHSLLYTIAFVLFLMGILSQGVEFTTLDSYLKPRLITAVAVIFITVWGMLSIFKEEFIRKLLPYAGVLPVLWAGIFTWAYGFVGLPEKRHLGDYYMYASLLFTLPYLSVTWASHLRKGQWVWNFLQGLAAFIIAVCPFVYVGYYIAMGGEMDIFALIAIMATNIEEVQAFFETVVSPTRTIGVIVLTLFLFFLTMKGSFSLMNTGKYCVDKTRSHSRSGKIALIFVTILFLGGFIRMAMHVFPLNIYRAMHKRDGAYALLEQMNGSLDKNAENIILQKGQQAPDGTYIVIVGESANRDHMKAFTPHYAENTTPWFSEMVGTEDVALGYKAYSNFPTTIMSLSYALTSANQYGDTSLKNAISLMDALRAAGYETDWISFQSRSSLASAAVTMIAERSDRTYWEQDPDEKMLDVIQKLPPAKKRVIFVHMNGSHYSYTSRVPEHRWNDFGISTQDPDHDYDVTLAYNDWIFKNVFEYAREHMHLQAMIYFSDHGENMVHYHGTSPFFFDMVHIPFFVYLSPEYRALYPELMVQLKKHAQIVFTNDLIFDTVAGLFQAKTNFYNPEYDFSSPQYSLTKEQALTFHGKEKISDDLGFHING, encoded by the coding sequence ATGAGGAAGATCATTATTCATTCATTATTATATACGATAGCATTTGTTTTATTCCTTATGGGAATTCTTTCACAGGGCGTAGAATTTACCACATTAGATAGCTATTTAAAACCTCGACTTATTACGGCAGTTGCAGTTATTTTTATTACTGTATGGGGGATGCTTTCTATATTTAAAGAAGAATTTATAAGAAAGTTATTACCATATGCGGGAGTATTACCTGTATTATGGGCAGGGATTTTTACTTGGGCATATGGGTTTGTCGGATTGCCTGAAAAAAGACATTTAGGCGACTACTATATGTATGCTTCTTTACTATTTACGCTCCCTTATCTTTCTGTTACATGGGCCTCTCATTTACGCAAAGGACAATGGGTATGGAATTTTTTACAAGGATTGGCAGCATTTATTATCGCTGTTTGTCCCTTCGTTTATGTAGGATACTATATTGCCATGGGGGGCGAGATGGATATTTTTGCTTTAATAGCTATTATGGCAACTAATATCGAAGAAGTACAAGCATTTTTTGAAACGGTAGTTTCTCCAACCCGAACTATAGGTGTTATAGTTCTTACTTTATTCTTATTTTTCTTAACGATGAAAGGCTCTTTTTCTCTTATGAATACAGGGAAATATTGTGTAGATAAAACAAGGAGTCATTCACGTTCCGGAAAAATAGCTCTTATTTTTGTTACTATTTTATTTTTAGGTGGATTCATTCGCATGGCAATGCATGTGTTTCCTTTAAATATTTATCGCGCTATGCATAAACGTGATGGTGCGTACGCTCTTCTTGAACAAATGAATGGGAGTCTTGATAAAAACGCGGAGAATATTATTTTACAAAAGGGACAACAAGCACCTGACGGCACTTATATAGTGATTGTCGGCGAGAGTGCGAATCGAGATCACATGAAAGCTTTTACTCCTCATTATGCAGAAAATACTACTCCTTGGTTTTCTGAGATGGTGGGGACTGAGGATGTTGCACTTGGCTATAAAGCTTATTCTAATTTTCCCACAACTATTATGTCCTTAAGTTATGCGTTGACCAGTGCTAACCAATATGGGGATACTTCTCTAAAAAATGCAATAAGTCTTATGGATGCTTTAAGAGCAGCGGGATATGAGACTGATTGGATATCTTTTCAATCTAGAAGTTCGTTGGCAAGTGCAGCAGTCACTATGATTGCTGAACGTAGTGATAGAACATATTGGGAGCAAGATCCGGATGAAAAAATGTTGGATGTTATCCAAAAATTACCACCGGCAAAGAAAAGAGTTATATTTGTTCATATGAATGGTAGTCATTATAGTTATACATCTCGTGTACCTGAACATCGCTGGAATGATTTTGGTATTTCAACACAGGATCCGGATCATGACTATGATGTTACTTTAGCTTATAATGATTGGATTTTTAAAAATGTTTTTGAGTACGCTAGAGAACATATGCATTTACAAGCTATGATATATTTTTCGGACCATGGAGAAAATATGGTTCATTATCATGGTACATCTCCCTTCTTCTTTGATATGGTGCATATTCCATTTTTTGTTTATTTATCACCGGAGTATAGAGCTCTTTACCCTGAATTAATGGTACAGCTTAAAAAGCATGCACAAATCGTTTTTACGAATGATTTAATTTTTGATACCGTAGCAGGACTTTTTCAGGCAAAAACTAATTTTTATAATCCGGAGTATGATTTTTCATCACCACAATACTCTCTTACCAAAGAACAAGCATTAACTTTCCATGGTAAAGAGAAAATAAGTGATGATTTGGGTTTCCATATTAATGGCTAA
- the mnmG gene encoding tRNA uridine-5-carboxymethylaminomethyl(34) synthesis enzyme MnmG, translated as MYLIDSYDVIVVGAGHAGCEAALAAARMGCKTLLTTISLDNVAMMPCNPAIGGPGKSHLVKELDALGGEMGMAADATAIQMRMLNRSKGPAVYALRAQSDKGAYHRYMKKVVENTEHLDLKQMMIIDVLEEHGRICGVISELGEVYRAKAVILCTGTYLESAIITGDHKYKGGPSGMRPSTGFSENLRKHGIKLLRFKTGTPCRVDKRTLTLENMSLEEGDPDHHSFSFMDEDVDRNHATCWLTYTNETTHSIIRANLSRAPMFSGLIDGVGARYCPSIEDKIVRFADKKQHQLFVEPEGMETNEMYVQGMSTSLPIDVQYAFLRTIPGLENVQIMRAAYAIEYDLLDPLQLYPTLELKSLPGLYSAGQSNGTSGYEEAAAQGLMAGINAALKIQGKEPFILARHEAYIGSLIDDLVTRGTNEPYRMMTSRSEYRLILRQDNADLRLTEKGYQIGLVTEERYQRFLERQARLEEALTYIRTKRFTPTQTTNDALKSANSAPITTGIGADQILKRPEMTYEKMVTFLGCTPFSLDATEEMEIIVKYEGYIARQEKAITKAARMENEKIPRDIDYLHIEGITIEARQKLDKIRPLSLGQAARISGVSPADMTVLMVYLKQRKGVSK; from the coding sequence ATGTATTTGATTGATAGCTATGATGTCATTGTTGTTGGAGCAGGACATGCAGGCTGTGAAGCTGCTTTGGCAGCGGCTCGTATGGGATGCAAGACTTTACTTACGACAATTTCTTTAGATAATGTAGCTATGATGCCCTGCAATCCTGCTATTGGGGGACCGGGGAAAAGTCATTTGGTAAAAGAGCTGGATGCACTGGGCGGTGAAATGGGAATGGCTGCAGATGCAACCGCTATTCAAATGCGCATGTTAAATCGAAGCAAAGGTCCGGCTGTATATGCACTTCGTGCACAGTCTGATAAAGGTGCTTACCATCGTTATATGAAAAAGGTGGTAGAGAATACAGAACATCTGGATTTAAAACAGATGATGATTATAGATGTATTGGAAGAACACGGTCGCATTTGCGGTGTTATATCCGAGTTAGGGGAAGTATACCGTGCCAAAGCGGTTATTCTTTGTACGGGAACCTACTTGGAAAGTGCTATTATTACCGGTGACCATAAGTATAAAGGGGGACCGAGTGGTATGCGTCCCAGTACCGGATTTTCTGAAAATCTTCGTAAGCATGGAATTAAACTTCTGAGATTTAAAACGGGAACACCTTGTCGTGTAGATAAGCGTACTCTTACTTTAGAAAATATGTCATTGGAAGAAGGAGATCCGGATCATCATTCTTTTTCTTTTATGGATGAAGATGTCGATAGAAATCATGCTACTTGTTGGCTGACTTATACAAATGAGACTACGCATAGTATTATTCGTGCTAATTTATCCAGAGCGCCTATGTTTTCCGGGTTGATTGATGGTGTAGGTGCCAGATATTGTCCTTCTATTGAAGATAAAATTGTGCGTTTTGCTGATAAAAAGCAACATCAATTATTTGTTGAACCGGAAGGTATGGAAACAAATGAAATGTATGTACAAGGGATGTCGACCTCCCTTCCTATTGATGTGCAATATGCTTTTTTACGTACAATTCCCGGTCTTGAAAATGTACAAATTATGCGTGCTGCTTATGCGATTGAATATGATTTACTCGATCCGTTACAGTTATATCCGACTTTGGAATTAAAATCTCTTCCTGGGCTATATTCTGCAGGACAATCTAACGGTACTTCCGGTTATGAAGAGGCTGCAGCCCAAGGGCTTATGGCAGGTATTAATGCAGCATTAAAGATTCAAGGGAAAGAACCGTTTATTTTAGCTCGTCATGAAGCATATATCGGTTCTCTTATTGATGACTTGGTTACAAGAGGTACGAATGAACCTTATCGCATGATGACAAGTCGTAGTGAGTATCGATTGATTCTTCGTCAAGATAACGCAGATCTTAGGCTTACAGAAAAAGGATATCAAATTGGGTTGGTTACAGAAGAGAGATATCAACGTTTTTTGGAAAGACAGGCAAGACTGGAAGAAGCACTTACTTATATTCGTACAAAGCGATTTACCCCTACGCAAACAACTAATGACGCATTAAAGTCGGCTAATTCAGCACCTATTACGACAGGTATTGGCGCAGATCAAATATTAAAACGTCCGGAAATGACTTATGAAAAAATGGTTACATTTTTAGGTTGCACACCGTTTAGTTTAGATGCTACAGAAGAAATGGAAATTATTGTTAAGTATGAAGGGTATATTGCACGGCAAGAAAAAGCGATTACCAAAGCCGCACGTATGGAGAATGAAAAAATTCCGCGAGATATTGACTACTTACATATAGAAGGTATTACAATAGAAGCTAGACAAAAATTAGATAAAATACGTCCGTTATCTTTAGGGCAAGCAGCTCGTATATCCGGTGTATCACCGGCTGATATGACAGTACTTATGGTGTATTTAAAGCAACGTAAGGGAGTTTCTAAATGA